The following coding sequences lie in one Bacteroides helcogenes P 36-108 genomic window:
- a CDS encoding DUF4493 domain-containing protein encodes MSCLIGMGFMATSCSSSENEPQSTGETGNISLSLTASTGFSANTRSVNEADYKNVNQYTIQILNSAGVEKVNYLYDDLPSKIKLENGSYTLKAFYGEDKDASRNGFYVEGSSTFTVQGADQTLNVDCAPVCGKVAVNFDESMDKYFSDYSVVYETSALTAANTTATWVKADTEPWYLKLNKDGETVKATIHVTRTSDGKSITTEKTYNLERNKSWTLNIAPKDDNGSMTITISIDESTEDHEIDIVVPSDWI; translated from the coding sequence ATGAGTTGTCTCATAGGTATGGGATTTATGGCAACTTCATGCTCCTCCAGCGAAAACGAACCTCAGTCAACGGGCGAAACAGGCAACATCAGCCTGAGCCTTACCGCAAGTACGGGATTCAGTGCCAATACACGCAGCGTGAATGAAGCCGACTATAAAAATGTGAATCAGTACACTATTCAAATTCTGAACAGTGCAGGAGTAGAAAAGGTGAATTATCTTTATGATGACCTTCCCTCCAAAATCAAGCTCGAAAACGGCTCTTACACATTGAAAGCTTTCTATGGCGAAGACAAGGATGCTTCCCGAAACGGATTTTACGTGGAGGGAAGCAGCACCTTCACCGTTCAGGGTGCAGACCAGACCCTCAATGTGGACTGCGCTCCGGTCTGCGGAAAGGTAGCCGTCAATTTCGATGAAAGTATGGACAAGTATTTCAGTGACTATTCCGTGGTATATGAGACGTCGGCCCTTACTGCCGCCAATACTACTGCGACATGGGTAAAGGCTGATACAGAACCGTGGTATTTGAAACTGAACAAAGACGGAGAAACAGTGAAAGCCACCATTCACGTAACCCGCACATCAGACGGCAAATCCATTACGACAGAAAAGACCTACAATCTGGAGCGCAACAAGTCTTGGACACTGAACATCGCCCCCAAGGACGACAATGGCAGCATGACCATCACCATCAGCATAGACGAATCGACAGAAGACCATGAAATAGACATCGTGGTTCCGTCTGACTGGATTTAA
- a CDS encoding DUF4493 domain-containing protein, with amino-acid sequence MKRFDIITLSVLAIIALASCELRDELKGNLTSKTDTGALELSVAVKQPAAQTRADINTGDFPVVIEGKSTDVADVKKEYATVAEMPASVSLAVGTYTVTSHTPGTLEKKMDRPYYGGSTEMTITKGITTTTNVTCKMKNSRLQMNYGDDFKSNFQAWTITIDDGTNTVLSYDHTNTTPEAIYWAFDENAVTAITINIKAKTTTGNTVSESRTFKKSDAAQKYDDVTDFFNGGDALDINMGAVESSTGNVTGITITTNITFENHGETVEIPVDDETGTTEPTEPTDPTDPTDPDTNAPTLKLPTNATYSVDGTGMPASADALITATDGLKSIVVKITAGNDAFDAILTDLKMDGQSFITGVDLIDNADFDKLVKSVIGEAASAPHDGDTEYTFQIGVFFTFLNITGATDSGKSHQFDITVTDKNGKTVTGTYQVTITE; translated from the coding sequence ATGAAACGATTCGATATAATAACATTAAGCGTATTGGCAATCATCGCTCTGGCTTCGTGCGAACTGAGAGACGAACTGAAAGGGAACCTTACAAGCAAGACGGATACAGGCGCTTTGGAATTGAGCGTTGCCGTGAAGCAGCCCGCCGCACAGACACGCGCAGACATAAACACCGGTGACTTCCCGGTAGTGATAGAAGGAAAAAGCACAGATGTGGCTGACGTCAAAAAAGAATATGCCACCGTTGCTGAAATGCCGGCAAGTGTATCATTGGCTGTGGGCACTTATACAGTAACATCGCACACGCCGGGCACTCTCGAAAAAAAGATGGACAGACCTTACTACGGCGGAAGTACGGAAATGACAATAACGAAAGGGATCACCACAACGACCAACGTCACTTGCAAAATGAAAAACAGCCGGCTTCAGATGAATTACGGTGACGATTTCAAAAGCAACTTCCAGGCTTGGACCATCACGATAGACGACGGAACAAATACGGTGTTGTCCTACGACCATACAAACACCACCCCGGAGGCAATCTACTGGGCGTTTGATGAAAATGCAGTAACAGCCATCACTATCAACATCAAAGCCAAAACCACTACCGGAAATACAGTAAGCGAGAGCCGCACATTCAAAAAAAGCGATGCAGCACAAAAATATGATGATGTGACCGACTTCTTTAACGGCGGCGATGCACTGGACATCAATATGGGAGCAGTGGAATCTTCTACAGGAAATGTGACGGGAATTACCATCACAACGAATATTACTTTTGAGAACCACGGAGAAACGGTGGAAATTCCGGTGGATGACGAAACCGGCACTACCGAACCGACAGAGCCTACTGACCCAACTGACCCAACCGATCCGGACACAAATGCACCGACACTGAAACTGCCGACAAATGCAACCTATTCTGTGGACGGCACAGGAATGCCCGCAAGTGCAGACGCGCTGATTACAGCGACTGACGGATTAAAGAGTATCGTTGTAAAAATCACGGCAGGTAACGATGCTTTCGATGCGATATTAACCGATCTCAAGATGGATGGTCAAAGTTTCATAACAGGGGTTGACCTTATTGACAACGCTGATTTTGACAAATTGGTAAAAAGCGTAATAGGTGAAGCCGCATCGGCTCCACATGATGGAGATACGGAATATACTTTCCAAATCGGTGTCTTCTTTACCTTTTTGAACATAACAGGAGCGACCGATTCCGGCAAATCACACCAATTTGACATTACCGTAACAGACAAAAACGGAAAAACGGTAACAGGAACCTATCAAGTTACCATCACGGAATAA
- a CDS encoding DUF4493 domain-containing protein: MKKMKNIYSIFTILFFTVCIFSCQEEDSINEAGYLRLAIETNSYVNAQTKVADDYNPKQIAIQILNANNEVVKEEDDWEMLKNKQIRLTPGTYTIKASSNGFDGSESGFDIPYYAGSTQVTVVKGKEVTADITCTLANVKVTVNFDRTFMDAFNSAEATVASKLNGVATLNFKMGTATKSAYFPVGNLTSTISVVNHAGKSFSQTDKINGVKARDHYILNYKVAESGSAGGVNVTVDDTQTIYTFTFNVSTEATTSLDVKTANAWSSFAYLEGSIGSSVEELDATCMTFEYKLASADTWTSITAAKDGEAFKATLTGLTPNTAYVYRMVYKKGSNEYASEASNFTTESQTALVNGNLDDWYKSGKTWYAASEAYFTANGSFWDSSNPGTTTEAGAIINVNPTQGNSSTVHTAGGKSAELKSQYAGFLTLGQFAAASLYTGSFSGLVGTDGAKIDFGQPFTARPTQLHGWFQYSTAAMNYVGNNTPASLGIVKGETPDVCSIYIALTTRTYQVDNTKTETFIDFDNDEGIVAYGELPLSESVPTNGAWKEFNIDLKYRNLTTKPTHIIIVCSASKYGDYFTGSDSSLMYVDDLELIYGNTPSVK, translated from the coding sequence ATGAAGAAGATGAAAAATATATATTCTATATTCACCATACTGTTTTTCACGGTATGCATATTCTCTTGCCAAGAAGAGGACAGCATAAATGAAGCCGGCTATCTTCGTCTGGCAATAGAGACGAACTCCTACGTCAATGCACAGACAAAAGTTGCAGATGATTATAATCCCAAACAAATCGCCATACAAATACTCAATGCAAACAATGAGGTTGTGAAAGAAGAAGATGATTGGGAAATGCTTAAAAACAAGCAGATAAGGTTGACACCGGGCACATATACCATCAAAGCCTCCTCCAATGGCTTTGATGGTTCGGAATCGGGTTTCGATATACCTTATTATGCAGGCAGCACACAAGTCACCGTTGTAAAAGGTAAAGAAGTGACCGCAGATATTACTTGTACATTGGCCAATGTCAAAGTTACGGTAAACTTCGACCGGACATTTATGGATGCTTTCAATTCTGCAGAAGCAACGGTCGCTTCCAAACTGAATGGAGTAGCAACATTGAACTTCAAAATGGGAACTGCCACGAAATCAGCCTATTTCCCTGTTGGGAATCTGACTTCTACCATTTCTGTAGTAAACCATGCCGGAAAGTCTTTCTCGCAGACCGACAAAATCAACGGCGTAAAAGCCCGCGACCATTATATATTGAACTATAAAGTGGCCGAAAGCGGTTCTGCCGGAGGCGTAAACGTCACGGTAGATGATACGCAAACCATTTATACATTTACATTCAATGTCTCTACGGAAGCTACCACAAGTCTGGACGTGAAGACCGCCAACGCGTGGAGCAGCTTCGCCTATCTGGAAGGCTCGATAGGTTCTTCCGTTGAAGAGCTTGACGCCACTTGCATGACTTTTGAATACAAATTGGCATCCGCGGATACATGGACTTCCATCACCGCAGCAAAAGACGGAGAAGCTTTTAAAGCTACATTGACCGGATTAACACCCAATACGGCTTACGTCTATCGGATGGTTTACAAGAAAGGCAGCAATGAATATGCAAGTGAGGCATCCAATTTTACTACAGAGAGCCAGACAGCATTGGTAAACGGAAACTTGGACGATTGGTACAAGTCCGGAAAGACCTGGTATGCAGCATCCGAAGCCTACTTCACCGCCAACGGCTCTTTCTGGGACTCAAGTAATCCGGGTACAACTACGGAGGCAGGGGCAATAATCAATGTCAACCCAACGCAAGGAAACAGTTCCACCGTACATACCGCGGGAGGAAAATCGGCAGAATTGAAATCGCAATACGCTGGTTTCCTTACTCTGGGACAGTTTGCTGCGGCAAGTTTATACACCGGAAGTTTCAGCGGATTGGTAGGTACAGACGGCGCAAAGATTGACTTTGGCCAACCTTTCACGGCTCGTCCTACGCAACTGCACGGTTGGTTCCAATACTCCACGGCAGCGATGAACTACGTGGGAAACAACACGCCTGCAAGCCTCGGCATCGTGAAGGGCGAGACGCCGGACGTATGCTCCATCTATATCGCCTTGACCACAAGAACCTACCAGGTGGACAATACTAAGACCGAAACTTTCATTGACTTTGACAATGACGAAGGTATCGTGGCTTACGGTGAACTTCCCCTGTCCGAGAGTGTCCCCACCAACGGTGCATGGAAAGAATTCAATATCGACCTGAAATACCGCAACCTGACTACCAAGCCCACGCATATCATTATAGTATGCTCGGCCAGCAAGTATGGCGACTATTTCACCGGCAGTGATAGCAGTTTGATGTACGTTGACGATTTAGAGTTGATTTATGGCAACACTCCTTCCGTCAAATAA
- a CDS encoding PCMD domain-containing protein, translating to MNIKNFAYHLFCLLSVAACAIENDIPYPIVDGSIQAMEVEGQCDAEGNSSTQSTINKTNRTVILYVDDTVDLKKLRITKLTVNNNAALVLDSAVCNNHSKFPGMGFESLDNLPISSDTRVNFSDAVIFTLRTYQDYLWKVTVKQILNRNIVLENQIGKAVIDDINRNIVIYVAKSQPLDKIKVTGFNLGGAHGSVTPDPTASATFDFSEPCTFYVSHAWEETSHKWTVYVYQTEDGASASAEVFPRTTNATLSGNIQSGKTPVIEYKKASDNTWNTLASSAVNVNGTSYTASLSNLSPGTAYQYRVSVDGTAGSAQSFNTAPATALTDGDFDNWYQDGKLWNPWSSGGTSFWDTGNRGAITISDSNSVPTDETCTGTGQAALLESKYLVLKFAAGNIFTGSYLKTVGTNGVLSFGRPFTSFPSKLRIHYKYTSVTIDKAGDDDYAYLKGRPDSCHIYIALTDWNEPREIRTRPSERQLFEKSDPNIIAYAELIKGETVSSYQEVELPLEYRYTNRTPKYIVVVASASKYGDFFTGGVGSKLWIDNFELIYD from the coding sequence ATGAATATAAAGAATTTTGCATACCATTTGTTTTGTCTGCTGTCTGTTGCCGCCTGCGCCATAGAAAACGATATTCCCTACCCCATTGTGGATGGAAGCATACAGGCTATGGAAGTGGAAGGACAATGCGACGCTGAAGGAAACAGCAGCACGCAAAGCACCATCAACAAAACCAACCGTACCGTTATTCTTTATGTGGATGATACCGTGGACTTGAAAAAACTGCGCATCACAAAACTCACCGTAAACAACAACGCGGCACTCGTACTTGATTCTGCCGTATGCAACAACCATTCCAAATTCCCCGGCATGGGATTCGAGTCTCTGGACAACCTTCCCATATCTTCGGACACTCGCGTGAATTTCTCCGATGCCGTGATTTTCACACTACGAACCTATCAAGACTATCTGTGGAAAGTGACCGTAAAACAGATTCTCAACCGAAACATCGTTCTCGAAAATCAAATAGGAAAAGCCGTGATAGACGACATCAACCGGAACATCGTGATATATGTGGCAAAAAGCCAACCTTTGGACAAAATAAAAGTAACCGGATTCAACCTTGGCGGAGCACACGGCAGTGTTACTCCCGACCCCACTGCATCGGCAACCTTCGATTTTTCCGAACCTTGCACTTTCTACGTATCACATGCTTGGGAAGAAACCAGCCATAAATGGACGGTCTATGTCTATCAGACGGAAGACGGTGCATCCGCCTCAGCCGAAGTATTTCCGAGGACTACCAATGCCACACTGTCCGGCAACATACAGAGTGGGAAGACGCCTGTGATAGAATACAAGAAGGCAAGTGACAACACCTGGAATACATTGGCATCATCTGCCGTAAACGTCAATGGAACAAGCTATACGGCATCGCTGAGCAACTTGTCTCCCGGCACTGCCTACCAATATCGCGTGAGCGTGGACGGAACAGCCGGCAGCGCACAGTCGTTCAACACTGCCCCCGCCACGGCACTGACCGACGGTGACTTTGACAACTGGTATCAGGACGGCAAACTATGGAATCCGTGGAGTTCGGGCGGCACTTCTTTCTGGGACACGGGAAATCGTGGAGCCATCACCATCAGCGACAGCAACTCCGTACCCACAGACGAGACCTGCACCGGAACAGGACAAGCGGCTCTGCTGGAATCCAAATATCTGGTACTGAAGTTTGCCGCAGGGAATATCTTCACCGGCAGTTATCTGAAAACGGTGGGAACCAACGGCGTATTGAGTTTCGGCAGGCCTTTCACTTCCTTTCCGTCGAAGCTACGCATCCACTATAAATACACCTCCGTCACCATAGACAAGGCGGGAGACGATGATTATGCCTACCTGAAAGGGCGACCGGACTCTTGCCACATCTATATCGCACTTACGGATTGGAATGAACCGAGAGAAATCCGCACTCGCCCCAGCGAACGGCAATTGTTTGAAAAGAGTGATCCTAACATAATAGCATACGCCGAACTGATAAAGGGAGAAACCGTATCTTCTTATCAAGAGGTGGAACTTCCTCTGGAATACCGCTACACCAACCGTACTCCCAAATACATAGTAGTGGTGGCCAGTGCCAGCAAGTACGGCGACTTCTTCACCGGAGGTGTAGGGAGCAAGTTGTGGATAGACAATTTTGAATTGATTTACGATTAA
- a CDS encoding DUF4493 domain-containing protein: MKRIIRLFSILPLSLFFMACHNDEEPATESKGFLISLEDEVVDIASRSTPAEIGKPVADNFRLKITSHKTGGDIYNAAYTSKVIPASAGTYSLTASCGENAVLAWDSPYYEGIAEAEITTNKTTSVTIPCKVANSLLSITFTNPERFASQYSAYGVRVKIGEFSLNIEKENIQKSAYFRAGSVVELIFYGTLIDNGQQVSMPITNGKLPATYEAGTHTKLSLTAATPVAGTILTIDKVEVEKVTIAATIPMEWLPKPKVSGFNGKRTLEYTETADAPADAIISYNAYSPIQDIEFAFDFKDTQYTSYNKTYTLSALTDEERTALNGIGIALPTLDGSSTEGTIDLKALTENLQTNAGTEVVNTFKLRVKANNRWSSEEGESYTIDVKKPEFTVSVSPGNIWTKEFTMNALKENQVKTGNFDRLSKNMSYQCSTDGVNWMTLNSDLRKDGLKPNTSYYIRGVYRQAIPGETVKLKTYDAYQIPNSTLDNGYSTTYPKSKNPLYTFNEGWIGTRNPLTCHTSGVNAFYVSKSSTLPISDNNSTVAHMMTIGWGSGNTCSFGNKSGSVIYNISAGIVCVGDYNADNDNITAKEAFIRPTSLSFTYKAAPYNNDEYLIEIYLINKTEDTENIIGFGSMQSGATVSAYTTVPISIVYYDAMKEMPISHIKIIFKAGTKEDRDHLEDKFRDASVWNGYTNAYIVGSQFWLDSFTLNYDK, encoded by the coding sequence ATGAAACGAATTATAAGACTTTTTTCTATATTGCCATTGAGCCTTTTCTTCATGGCTTGCCACAATGACGAAGAACCGGCTACGGAAAGCAAAGGATTCCTTATATCACTGGAAGATGAAGTGGTGGACATTGCTTCACGATCCACACCCGCCGAGATTGGGAAACCCGTTGCCGACAACTTCAGACTGAAGATAACAAGCCACAAGACGGGCGGAGACATCTATAATGCTGCTTATACCAGCAAAGTGATTCCTGCCTCTGCCGGCACTTACAGTTTGACCGCATCGTGTGGCGAAAATGCCGTATTGGCATGGGACAGCCCTTACTATGAGGGAATTGCAGAGGCGGAGATAACAACCAACAAAACCACTTCCGTCACCATTCCCTGCAAAGTGGCCAACAGCCTGCTTTCCATAACGTTCACCAATCCGGAAAGATTCGCTTCACAGTACAGTGCGTATGGAGTAAGAGTAAAGATAGGAGAATTCTCTCTCAACATAGAGAAGGAAAATATACAGAAAAGCGCCTATTTCCGGGCAGGTTCCGTCGTAGAACTGATATTCTACGGTACGCTGATTGACAACGGGCAGCAAGTTTCCATGCCCATCACCAACGGGAAGTTGCCTGCCACCTACGAGGCAGGCACGCACACCAAGCTGTCACTCACTGCGGCAACGCCCGTGGCCGGAACAATTCTCACGATAGACAAGGTGGAAGTGGAAAAAGTTACCATAGCAGCAACCATACCCATGGAGTGGCTTCCGAAACCGAAGGTATCCGGCTTTAACGGAAAGAGAACGCTTGAATATACCGAGACGGCAGATGCTCCGGCAGATGCAATCATCAGCTACAACGCCTATTCGCCGATACAGGACATAGAGTTTGCGTTTGACTTCAAGGACACACAATATACAAGTTACAACAAGACTTACACGCTCTCTGCCCTGACGGACGAGGAGCGCACAGCACTGAATGGCATAGGCATTGCACTGCCCACGCTCGACGGCAGTTCCACCGAAGGAACCATTGACCTGAAAGCACTGACAGAGAACTTGCAGACAAATGCAGGGACGGAAGTGGTGAACACATTCAAGCTCCGGGTGAAAGCCAACAACCGCTGGAGCAGCGAAGAAGGGGAAAGCTATACGATTGATGTGAAGAAGCCGGAATTCACGGTAAGCGTTTCTCCCGGAAATATTTGGACGAAGGAATTTACAATGAATGCCCTGAAGGAGAATCAAGTGAAAACCGGAAACTTTGACAGGCTAAGTAAAAATATGAGCTATCAATGCAGCACTGACGGCGTAAATTGGATGACATTAAACAGCGATTTGCGCAAAGACGGATTGAAGCCCAATACTTCATACTACATCAGAGGGGTGTATAGACAGGCTATTCCGGGAGAGACAGTCAAACTAAAAACGTATGACGCTTATCAAATACCCAATTCCACATTAGATAACGGATACTCTACAACATATCCCAAAAGCAAGAATCCTCTATATACCTTCAATGAAGGATGGATTGGAACACGGAATCCTTTAACATGCCACACAAGCGGAGTAAACGCATTCTATGTTTCAAAATCAAGCACATTACCTATCAGTGATAACAACAGCACCGTAGCACACATGATGACCATTGGCTGGGGTTCAGGAAACACATGTTCCTTCGGTAATAAATCAGGTAGTGTCATTTACAATATTTCTGCCGGTATCGTATGTGTCGGAGATTACAATGCAGACAATGACAATATCACCGCAAAAGAAGCGTTTATTCGTCCAACCTCGCTTAGCTTTACCTATAAGGCCGCGCCTTATAATAATGACGAATATCTAATCGAGATCTACCTGATAAACAAAACCGAAGATACCGAAAACATTATCGGCTTCGGTTCCATGCAGTCAGGGGCAACCGTCAGTGCTTATACGACAGTACCTATATCCATCGTCTATTATGACGCGATGAAAGAGATGCCCATTTCACACATTAAAATAATATTCAAAGCAGGTACAAAAGAGGATCGCGATCATCTTGAAGACAAATTCAGAGACGCAAGCGTCTGGAATGGATATACAAATGCATATATCGTAGGCAGCCAGTTCTGGTTAGATTCTTTTACTCTCAATTATGACAAATAA
- a CDS encoding DUF4493 domain-containing protein → MKQIPSILAIAFFLLISCQQEESPIKSGKGILSLTSVEVQAETVSQITTRAVAPGLIIEIIKEDGTTAAKYDEGATEATEKIVLDAGNYTLKAYSPNYGTIWSNNEKGEPIYYKEQTFTITAEKTSYLTLQVPMTNIGIRLVLPGNFSDYFDSHIFHAQIGERSVSLQNGETAYFPFPESSGIHLQYTLSAVNKDHETMQKEATYNGTFVAGHLYEVTYSLATRSLTW, encoded by the coding sequence ATGAAACAGATACCATCTATATTAGCAATCGCATTCTTTCTGCTCATCTCTTGTCAGCAAGAAGAATCCCCTATTAAATCAGGCAAGGGCATCCTCTCCCTCACCTCCGTTGAAGTGCAGGCAGAAACCGTCAGTCAGATAACTACCCGTGCAGTTGCCCCCGGCCTGATTATCGAAATTATAAAAGAAGACGGAACAACCGCCGCAAAATATGATGAAGGAGCAACTGAAGCAACTGAAAAAATAGTGCTGGACGCAGGCAACTATACTCTGAAAGCCTACTCGCCCAACTATGGAACTATCTGGAGCAATAATGAAAAAGGTGAGCCTATCTACTACAAGGAACAAACATTCACCATCACAGCCGAAAAAACAAGCTACCTCACCCTGCAAGTTCCTATGACGAATATCGGCATCAGGCTTGTGCTGCCCGGCAACTTCAGCGACTATTTCGACAGCCACATCTTTCATGCACAAATAGGCGAACGCAGCGTCAGTCTGCAAAACGGAGAAACGGCTTACTTTCCCTTTCCCGAAAGCAGCGGCATCCACTTGCAATACACCCTTTCCGCCGTCAACAAAGACCACGAAACCATGCAGAAAGAAGCGACATACAACGGAACATTTGTGGCAGGACACCTCTATGAAGTGACTTATTCTCTTGCCACCCGTTCTCTCACATGGTAA
- the menA gene encoding 1,4-dihydroxy-2-naphthoate octaprenyltransferase, with protein sequence METIKTDSIRAWILAARPKTLTGAVVPVLIGTSLTLADGQFKVMGALLCLLFACGMQIAANFINDLYDYLKGTDREDRLGPERACAQGWITPESMKRGIGVTVILACLTGCGLLYENWGKLPYGGWELILLGLLCVVFAFLYTTVLSYHGWGDLSVLIFFGFVPVGGTYYVQAYTITADVIIASVISGLIIDTLLVVNNYRDREQDAASGKRTLIVRFGEPFGRYMYLGLGIAATLLSLWFARDWNPTAILLPFFYLFAHVRTWQRMCRIYRGKKLNSILGETSRNMLLMGLLLSAVILIEFRTISNLP encoded by the coding sequence ATGGAAACGATAAAGACCGACTCGATTCGTGCATGGATACTTGCTGCCCGCCCCAAAACACTGACGGGTGCTGTCGTCCCCGTATTAATAGGAACTTCCCTCACCCTCGCCGACGGACAGTTCAAAGTTATGGGCGCCTTATTGTGCCTGCTCTTTGCCTGCGGTATGCAAATAGCTGCCAATTTCATCAACGACCTGTACGACTATCTGAAAGGTACAGACCGTGAAGACCGCCTTGGGCCGGAACGCGCCTGTGCACAAGGCTGGATCACACCTGAATCCATGAAACGGGGAATAGGTGTCACAGTCATTCTCGCCTGCCTCACTGGCTGCGGACTTCTGTATGAGAATTGGGGAAAACTGCCCTATGGAGGATGGGAGCTGATACTTTTGGGATTGCTATGCGTGGTTTTTGCTTTCTTATATACAACAGTACTTTCCTATCATGGCTGGGGAGATCTGTCAGTCCTGATATTTTTCGGCTTTGTTCCCGTAGGCGGAACCTATTACGTGCAGGCATATACAATTACGGCAGATGTCATAATAGCTTCCGTCATCAGTGGATTGATAATAGATACCTTATTGGTGGTAAACAATTACCGTGACCGCGAGCAAGATGCAGCAAGCGGCAAGCGCACGCTTATCGTACGTTTTGGCGAACCTTTCGGACGCTACATGTATTTAGGATTGGGGATTGCCGCCACCCTCCTCAGCCTATGGTTTGCAAGAGACTGGAATCCGACTGCGATACTTCTTCCCTTTTTCTACCTCTTCGCTCATGTACGTACCTGGCAACGGATGTGCAGGATATACAGAGGTAAAAAACTAAACAGCATATTAGGCGAGACTTCACGTAATATGCTGCTTATGGGATTACTACTCAGTGCGGTAATTTTGATAGAGTTTCGGACAATCTCAAATCTACCGTAA